Proteins from a genomic interval of Clostridium scatologenes:
- the cas2 gene encoding CRISPR-associated endonuclease Cas2, translated as MGKIENCNYAFVFYDINEKRVQRVFKICKKYFKHHQKSVFRGSITPSNLIKLRAELKKVIDESEDFVSIIKLMNEKSFSEETLGVNLENSESLIL; from the coding sequence GTGGGGAAGATAGAAAATTGTAATTATGCCTTTGTTTTTTATGATATTAATGAAAAAAGGGTTCAAAGAGTTTTTAAGATTTGTAAAAAGTATTTTAAACATCATCAAAAATCAGTATTTAGAGGAAGTATAACTCCATCTAATTTAATAAAGCTAAGAGCAGAACTTAAAAAGGTTATTGATGAAAGTGAGGATTTTGTATCAATAATAAAATTAATGAATGAAAAAAGCTTTAGTGAAGAAACATTAGGAGTAAATTTAGAAAATAGTGAATCATTAATTCTTTAA
- the cas1b gene encoding type I-B CRISPR-associated endonuclease Cas1b: protein MGSGTRFIMSQGDITRKDNSICFRKGNKNTYMPVEATKELYLLNEVSLNTKFLDFAAKAGIVIHFFNYYGYYSGTFYPKEYLISGNLTIKQSEAFIKNRIHIAKAFVKGIGINIYEVVYHYYKHDKKETKEFLDWIKKDFMDILDKTNDIKQVLFIEGQVWMKFYDNFKYFLPEDFLMNKRVKRPPDNPMNAMISFGNSILYARTISQIYHTHLNQSISFLHEPSEGRFSLSLDLSEVFKPAIVYKTIFELVNNKKIQVSKHFDRKLNYCLLNEAGKKVFIPALEERFNSVFEHAKLKRKVSYEAAIKYDGYKLIKYIVEGKDFVPFSLKEMM from the coding sequence ATGGGGAGTGGGACAAGATTTATAATGTCTCAGGGAGATATTACAAGAAAAGATAATTCTATTTGTTTTAGAAAAGGAAACAAAAATACATATATGCCAGTGGAAGCAACTAAAGAACTTTATTTATTAAATGAAGTAAGTTTAAATACTAAATTCTTAGATTTTGCAGCTAAAGCTGGTATTGTGATACATTTCTTTAATTATTATGGCTATTATAGCGGAACTTTTTATCCAAAGGAATATTTAATAAGTGGAAATCTTACAATAAAACAGTCAGAGGCTTTTATTAAAAATAGAATACATATTGCAAAGGCATTTGTAAAAGGTATAGGTATCAATATTTATGAGGTAGTTTATCATTATTATAAGCATGACAAGAAAGAGACCAAGGAATTTTTGGATTGGATCAAAAAAGATTTCATGGATATTTTAGATAAAACAAATGATATAAAACAAGTGTTGTTTATAGAAGGTCAAGTTTGGATGAAGTTTTATGATAACTTTAAATATTTTTTGCCAGAGGATTTTTTAATGAATAAAAGAGTAAAAAGACCTCCAGATAATCCAATGAATGCTATGATTTCCTTTGGTAACTCTATACTTTATGCTAGAACTATTTCTCAAATTTATCATACTCATTTAAATCAAAGCATAAGTTTTCTTCATGAACCAAGCGAAGGAAGGTTTTCCTTAAGTCTTGATCTTTCAGAAGTATTTAAACCAGCTATTGTATATAAGACTATTTTTGAATTAGTTAACAATAAAAAGATACAGGTATCAAAGCACTTTGACAGAAAGCTTAATTATTGTTTGCTGAATGAGGCTGGAAAGAAAGTATTTATACCAGCCTTAGAGGAAAGGTTTAATAGTGTATTTGAGCATGCCAAATTAAAAAGAAAGGTTAGTTATGAAGCAGCTATTAAATATGATGGATACAAGCTTATAAAGTATATAGTTGAAGGCAAGGATTTTGTACCATTTAGCCTTAAGGAGATGATGTGA
- the cas4 gene encoding CRISPR-associated protein Cas4, with protein sequence MKITGTIINYYIHCKRQCWLHGHRINLEDNSEEVRIGKVLHELAAEGKKNAEISIENIKIDKITDEYLVEMKKSDADVEAVKWQVLLYLKILKEKGIEKKGKIQFEEKKKQDKKIVYIDLTEENEQALQEFLNSINNLLEQENPPKEELKKGCKKCAYYEYCFI encoded by the coding sequence ATGAAAATCACAGGAACAATAATAAATTACTATATCCACTGTAAACGCCAATGTTGGCTTCATGGTCACAGAATAAATTTGGAAGATAATAGTGAAGAAGTGAGAATAGGAAAAGTATTGCATGAGTTGGCAGCAGAAGGTAAGAAGAATGCGGAAATATCTATAGAAAACATAAAAATAGATAAGATAACAGATGAATATTTAGTTGAAATGAAAAAATCAGATGCAGATGTGGAAGCTGTAAAATGGCAGGTTTTGTTATACCTTAAAATACTGAAGGAAAAGGGCATAGAGAAAAAAGGAAAAATTCAGTTTGAAGAAAAAAAGAAGCAGGATAAAAAGATAGTTTACATTGACCTTACAGAAGAAAATGAACAAGCTTTACAAGAATTTTTAAATAGTATAAATAATTTACTGGAACAAGAAAATCCTCCAAAAGAAGAATTGAAAAAGGGTTGTAAGAAGTGTGCTTATTATGAATACTGCTTTATTTAA